The Methanofastidiosum sp. nucleotide sequence TGCCCTCCAAAGAGAGAGAACAATTGTTGTTCCTGAAAAAAACTCTTGATAATATGGAAAGAATGTATAATGAAATCACATGAGGCATCAAAATGGTAAAAGTATTAATAGCCGAAGATTATTTGGAGCTCTTGGATTTTTATAAAATCTCACTTGGTTTCGAACTTCTTCTAGCTAAGGACGGGGATGAAGCTCTCGAGATGTACATTGAACATAAACCCGACATTGTTTTAATGGATTTAAAACTACCAAAAAAAGATGGAATGGAGGTAACAAAAGAAATATTAAGCATTGACCCAGATGCA carries:
- a CDS encoding response regulator, with the protein product MVKVLIAEDYLELLDFYKISLGFELLLAKDGDEALEMYIEHKPDIVLMDLKLPKKDGMEVTKEILSIDPDARIVAITAYGYLGPKALEAGAKDVIRKPFKISELNDLINKYAKK